A single window of Achromobacter xylosoxidans DNA harbors:
- a CDS encoding Bug family tripartite tricarboxylate transporter substrate binding protein produces MKPFARLLSGLALVCMSSLGAAQGYPDKPIRLIVPFPPGGGTDVLAREAAIKVAGNTGWNIVTENRPGSGGNIGVDAVAKSAPDGYSLVLGQTSNLAINPTLYAKLPYDPEKDLTAIGLVADAPLVIVVPANSPLKTFEDMIAAAKAKPGTLNFASSGNGTVAHLAAVQLQNAAGIQLTHIPYKGAAQASNDLIGGQIDMYLSSVPTLIGHVRNGKMRALAVTSAQRVPDMPDVPTIAERGFPGFEAVTWFGLAAPAGTPKDIVQRLNAEFNKALQTPELRVKYQEQGARVLTDTPEAFTRLIHDDRIRWGKIVKDSGAKVE; encoded by the coding sequence ATGAAGCCGTTCGCACGCTTGCTATCGGGCCTGGCCCTTGTGTGCATGAGCAGCCTGGGCGCGGCCCAGGGCTACCCCGACAAACCCATCCGGCTGATCGTGCCGTTCCCGCCCGGGGGCGGCACCGACGTGCTGGCCCGCGAAGCGGCGATCAAGGTGGCCGGCAACACCGGCTGGAACATCGTCACCGAAAACCGGCCCGGCTCGGGCGGCAACATCGGCGTGGACGCCGTCGCCAAGTCGGCGCCGGACGGGTATTCCCTGGTGCTGGGCCAGACCAGCAACCTGGCGATCAACCCGACGCTGTACGCCAAGCTGCCCTACGACCCCGAGAAGGACCTCACCGCCATCGGCCTGGTCGCCGATGCGCCGCTGGTGATCGTGGTGCCGGCCAACTCGCCGCTCAAGACCTTCGAGGACATGATCGCGGCGGCCAAGGCCAAGCCGGGGACATTGAACTTCGCCAGCTCCGGCAATGGCACGGTGGCCCACCTGGCGGCGGTGCAGTTGCAGAACGCGGCGGGCATCCAGCTCACGCACATCCCCTACAAGGGCGCGGCGCAGGCGTCCAACGACCTGATCGGCGGGCAGATCGACATGTATCTGTCTTCCGTGCCGACGCTCATCGGCCACGTGCGCAACGGCAAGATGCGGGCGCTGGCGGTGACCTCGGCGCAGCGCGTGCCCGACATGCCCGACGTGCCCACCATCGCCGAGCGCGGCTTCCCCGGCTTCGAGGCCGTGACCTGGTTCGGCCTGGCCGCGCCGGCCGGCACGCCCAAGGACATCGTGCAGCGCCTGAATGCCGAGTTCAACAAGGCGCTCCAGACGCCGGAGCTGCGCGTCAAGTACCAGGAACAGGGCGCGCGCGTGCTCACCGACACCCCGGAAGCGTTCACCAGGCTGATCCACGACGACCGCATCCGCTGGGGCAAGATCGTCAAGGACTCGGGCGCGAAGGTGGAGTGA
- a CDS encoding cyclase family protein, giving the protein MPQRWKHAPPDSNWGEFGPDDQRGRMNLVDRAKVLQGIAEVREGLTFCLSLPLDVPGGMALNPRRLPPQRYATLRDGKSAGAQGFCWSYASEDPLLTDVVCDDVLLMNTQYSTQWDSLAHMGSRFDADGDGQAEAVFYNGFRAGAEILAAAEDPQAVADWARFPGPRAGALGIEQLAEHGVQGRAVLIDLEAHVGRTRTAVGYDALMRILEADGVAIEPGDMVCLHTGFGDTLMSMNRQPDVARLHATGSGLDGDDARLLRWIVDTRLACLIADNPAVELVRPVALGGAATPLRRPRLPLHEHCLFKNGIHLGELWWLTPLARWLRANGRHRFLLTAPPLRLPGAAGSPATPIATV; this is encoded by the coding sequence ATGCCGCAACGATGGAAGCATGCGCCGCCGGACAGCAACTGGGGCGAATTCGGACCCGACGACCAGCGCGGCCGCATGAATCTGGTGGACCGCGCCAAGGTGCTGCAGGGCATCGCGGAGGTCCGCGAGGGCCTGACGTTCTGCCTGTCGCTGCCGCTGGACGTGCCGGGCGGCATGGCGCTGAACCCGCGGCGCCTGCCGCCGCAGCGCTACGCCACGCTGCGCGATGGCAAGAGCGCCGGGGCCCAGGGCTTTTGCTGGTCCTACGCGTCGGAAGACCCGCTGCTCACGGACGTGGTGTGCGACGACGTGCTGCTGATGAACACACAGTATTCCACCCAGTGGGACAGCCTGGCGCACATGGGCAGCCGGTTCGATGCCGATGGCGACGGGCAGGCCGAGGCGGTGTTCTACAACGGCTTTCGGGCCGGCGCCGAAATCCTGGCGGCCGCGGAGGATCCGCAAGCCGTGGCGGACTGGGCCCGCTTTCCCGGCCCCCGCGCCGGGGCGCTCGGCATCGAGCAACTGGCCGAACATGGCGTGCAGGGCCGCGCCGTGCTGATCGACCTGGAGGCCCATGTCGGCCGCACGCGCACCGCCGTGGGCTACGACGCGCTGATGCGCATCCTGGAGGCCGACGGCGTGGCCATCGAGCCGGGCGACATGGTGTGCCTGCACACCGGCTTCGGCGACACGCTGATGTCGATGAACCGCCAGCCCGACGTCGCGCGCCTGCACGCCACCGGCAGCGGCCTGGACGGCGACGATGCGCGCCTGCTGCGCTGGATCGTCGACACGCGCCTGGCGTGCCTGATTGCCGACAACCCCGCCGTCGAGCTGGTGCGGCCGGTAGCCCTGGGGGGCGCGGCCACGCCGCTGCGCCGCCCGCGCCTGCCGCTGCACGAGCACTGCCTGTTCAAGAACGGCATCCACCTGGGTGAACTGTGGTGGCTGACGCCGCTGGCGCGCTGGCTGCGCGCCAACGGGCGCCACCGCTTCCTGCTGACCGCGCCCCCGCTGCGCCTGCCAGGCGCGGCCGGCTCGCCAGCCACGCCCATCGCCACGGTCTGA
- a CDS encoding Bug family tripartite tricarboxylate transporter substrate binding protein — translation MQTSYFLSRRRFLALGAAVAAGAAFGARAAQDWPGGKAITWVVPYPAGGSTDVLGRAIAQQLDALLATRVIVDNRPGATGTIGAARVARAEPDGLTLLGTSIGPQAIAPHVLGKLTYDPVADFAPVIMIGTIPHLLVVGREQPFHTVADLIAAAKKAPQSLAYASGGTGTILHMQGELLQQKSGARFLHVPYKGDTPALQDTLAGQVQFAFIPAAAALPHVQTGALRALAATSARRLPALPQVPTMAEAGFSDFVVEQWQAVFAPAATPAPVIARLNAGIGRALQSPALTALAEQLGITLAGGTPQALDTTRRADFDKWGKVIRDAGIKPA, via the coding sequence ATGCAGACCTCTTACTTCCTCTCGCGCCGGCGCTTCCTCGCGCTGGGCGCGGCCGTGGCGGCCGGCGCGGCCTTCGGCGCGCGCGCCGCGCAGGATTGGCCCGGCGGCAAGGCCATCACCTGGGTGGTGCCCTATCCGGCCGGCGGCAGCACCGACGTGCTGGGCCGCGCCATCGCGCAGCAACTGGACGCGCTGCTGGCCACGCGCGTGATCGTCGACAACCGTCCCGGCGCCACCGGCACCATTGGCGCAGCCCGCGTGGCGCGCGCCGAGCCGGACGGCCTGACGCTGCTGGGCACCTCGATCGGACCCCAGGCGATCGCGCCGCACGTGCTCGGCAAGCTGACCTATGACCCGGTGGCGGACTTCGCGCCCGTCATCATGATCGGCACCATTCCCCATCTTCTGGTGGTGGGCAGGGAGCAGCCGTTCCACACGGTCGCCGACCTGATCGCGGCCGCGAAAAAGGCGCCCCAGAGCCTGGCGTATGCCTCGGGCGGCACGGGCACGATCCTGCACATGCAGGGCGAGCTGCTGCAGCAAAAGAGCGGCGCGCGGTTCCTGCACGTGCCCTACAAGGGCGACACGCCCGCGCTGCAGGACACGCTGGCCGGGCAGGTGCAATTCGCCTTCATTCCCGCGGCGGCCGCGCTGCCGCACGTGCAGACCGGCGCGCTGCGCGCGCTCGCCGCCACGTCGGCGCGGCGCCTGCCGGCCTTGCCGCAGGTGCCAACCATGGCCGAGGCCGGCTTCAGCGATTTCGTGGTGGAGCAATGGCAGGCCGTGTTCGCCCCCGCCGCCACGCCCGCGCCCGTCATCGCCCGGCTCAACGCCGGGATCGGACGCGCCTTGCAGAGCCCGGCGCTGACGGCGCTGGCCGAGCAGCTCGGCATCACGCTGGCCGGCGGCACGCCGCAGGCCCTGGACACCACCCGCAGGGCGGACTTCGACAAATGGGGCAAGGTCATCCGCGACGCCGGCATCAAGCCGGCCTGA
- a CDS encoding ABC transporter substrate-binding protein, producing the protein MKTDHELLDAFAPTGALRASINLGNPILANTHPDTGAPGGVSVDLATELARRLDVKLELVVFKSAGESVNAVAAEQADVGFFAIDPLRGEQIAFTAPYVVIEGAYLVRDDSPITRMEEVDRPGQRVVVGKGSAYDLYLTREIKHAELFRAPTSPAVVDTFVKENMEVAAGVRQQLEADAHRLGGLRLLDGHFMLIRQAMGVPKSRGAKASAYLAAFVEAMKKSGFVAEALARHKIQGAAVAPLEAAPQ; encoded by the coding sequence ATGAAGACCGATCACGAACTGCTCGACGCGTTTGCCCCGACCGGCGCGCTGCGCGCCTCCATCAACCTGGGCAATCCCATCCTTGCCAACACCCATCCCGACACCGGCGCGCCCGGCGGCGTGTCGGTCGACCTGGCCACCGAACTGGCGCGCCGGCTCGACGTGAAACTGGAGCTGGTGGTGTTCAAGTCCGCCGGCGAATCGGTCAACGCGGTCGCCGCCGAACAGGCTGACGTGGGCTTCTTCGCGATCGATCCGCTGCGGGGCGAACAGATCGCCTTCACCGCGCCCTACGTGGTGATCGAAGGCGCCTACCTGGTGCGCGACGATTCCCCCATCACCCGCATGGAAGAAGTGGACCGACCCGGCCAGCGCGTGGTGGTCGGCAAGGGCAGCGCCTATGACCTGTACCTGACGCGCGAGATCAAGCACGCCGAACTCTTTCGCGCGCCCACCTCGCCCGCCGTGGTCGACACCTTCGTGAAGGAAAACATGGAAGTGGCGGCCGGCGTCAGGCAACAGTTGGAGGCCGACGCGCACCGCCTGGGCGGCCTGCGCCTGCTGGACGGCCACTTCATGCTGATCCGCCAGGCCATGGGCGTGCCCAAGAGCCGCGGCGCCAAGGCGAGCGCGTACCTGGCCGCCTTTGTCGAAGCGATGAAGAAAAGCGGGTTCGTGGCCGAGGCGCTGGCGCGCCACAAGATCCAGGGCGCCGCCGTGGCGCCATTGGAAGCGGCGCCGCAATAA
- a CDS encoding IclR family transcriptional regulator, whose amino-acid sequence MFHMMNDDLTPESPDAPGEEGVVAVRRAMRILEAFGVEDPHLSLAELSRRTGCHRSTVLRLARTLAMDDYLAQRPDGTWRLARAAGWLGACYQATFNIVEVVQPILRELSAATGESATFYVREGKQRICMARVEGPKSIRHHVRVGAALPLELGSPGRVLLAFSGEPGEPYESVRRAGYMVSLGERDPEVSSISAPVYGINWTLQGAVCISGPISRLGESVLHELKEPILAAASRLSRSLMGARQGQGA is encoded by the coding sequence ATGTTTCATATGATGAACGATGACCTGACCCCGGAATCCCCCGACGCGCCGGGCGAAGAGGGCGTAGTGGCGGTGCGCCGCGCGATGCGGATCCTCGAAGCCTTTGGCGTGGAGGACCCCCATCTGTCGCTGGCGGAACTGAGCCGGCGCACCGGCTGCCATCGCTCCACCGTGCTGCGGCTGGCGCGCACGCTGGCCATGGACGATTACCTGGCGCAGCGGCCCGACGGCACCTGGCGCCTGGCGCGCGCCGCCGGCTGGCTGGGCGCGTGTTACCAGGCCACCTTCAACATCGTCGAGGTGGTCCAGCCGATCCTGCGCGAGCTGTCGGCGGCAACCGGCGAAAGCGCGACGTTCTACGTGCGCGAAGGCAAGCAGCGCATCTGCATGGCGCGGGTCGAGGGCCCCAAGTCGATCCGGCACCACGTGCGCGTCGGCGCGGCCCTGCCGCTGGAACTGGGCAGCCCGGGCCGCGTGCTGCTCGCCTTTTCCGGCGAACCGGGCGAACCGTATGAATCGGTGCGCCGCGCCGGCTACATGGTGTCGCTGGGGGAGCGCGATCCCGAGGTCTCCAGCATCTCCGCGCCGGTCTATGGCATCAACTGGACGCTGCAAGGAGCTGTCTGTATTTCGGGGCCGATTTCGCGCCTGGGCGAAAGCGTGCTGCATGAGTTGAAGGAACCGATCCTCGCCGCGGCCAGCCGCCTGTCGCGCTCGCTGATGGGGGCGCGGCAAGGGCAGGGGGCCTGA
- a CDS encoding SMP-30/gluconolactonase/LRE family protein produces the protein MFFPQPPQVAQLDAWSAMPDNFRRPQRSDWADANRGGAPVDSFLEGPVFDRHGNLYVTDIPWGRVFRIGPDGQWSLVTEYDGEPNGMKFLDDGRLLITDYKNGLMVLDVASGQVAPYLARRNSERFKGVNDLIFDAHGNIYFTDQGQSGLHDPSGRLYRLRPDGRLDCLLDNVPSPNGVALSPDGKVLYLAVTRGNCVWRVPLMADGSVSKVSQFFTSYGPSGPDGLAVDREGNLLVCNPGLGYVWLLNHRAEPVIVWRSPNGMSTTNLAFGGEDGRTLFCTESLTGTILIARAPHPGLLAAAPR, from the coding sequence ATGTTTTTCCCGCAACCGCCCCAGGTGGCGCAATTGGACGCATGGAGCGCCATGCCCGACAACTTCCGCCGCCCCCAGCGCAGCGACTGGGCCGACGCCAACCGCGGCGGCGCGCCGGTCGATTCGTTCCTGGAAGGCCCGGTGTTCGATCGCCACGGCAACCTGTACGTCACCGACATTCCGTGGGGGCGGGTGTTCCGCATCGGACCCGACGGCCAATGGTCGTTGGTGACAGAATACGACGGCGAGCCCAACGGCATGAAGTTCCTGGACGACGGCCGACTGCTGATCACGGACTACAAGAATGGCCTGATGGTCCTGGACGTGGCCAGCGGCCAGGTCGCGCCCTACCTGGCCCGCCGCAACAGCGAGCGCTTCAAGGGCGTGAACGACCTGATCTTCGATGCGCACGGCAATATCTACTTCACGGACCAGGGCCAGAGCGGCCTGCACGATCCCAGCGGCCGGCTGTACCGCCTGCGCCCCGACGGCCGGCTGGATTGCCTGCTCGACAACGTGCCCAGCCCCAACGGCGTGGCGCTGTCGCCGGACGGCAAGGTGCTGTACCTGGCGGTGACGCGCGGCAACTGCGTCTGGCGCGTGCCGCTGATGGCGGACGGCAGCGTCAGCAAGGTGAGCCAGTTCTTCACCTCGTACGGTCCCAGCGGCCCGGACGGACTGGCGGTGGACCGCGAAGGCAATCTGCTGGTCTGCAATCCGGGCCTGGGCTACGTGTGGCTGCTGAACCATCGCGCCGAGCCGGTGATCGTCTGGCGCAGCCCCAACGGCATGTCGACCACCAACCTGGCCTTTGGCGGCGAGGACGGCCGCACCCTGTTCTGCACCGAGTCGCTGACGGGCACCATCCTCATCGCCCGCGCGCCCCATCCGGGCCTGCTGGCCGCGGCCCCGCGCTGA
- a CDS encoding NAD(P)-dependent oxidoreductase, translating into MNNIATGKAAIVVTAADLAPEAVALLQDFNLVFAGKTPSEEGIVSLCREHNPVAIIVRYSKVGAAAMDAAPALRVISKHGSGTDTIDKAAAAQRGIQVVAAVGVNAAAVAEHALALLLACAKSVVGLDGRMRAGHWDKSTHKSLELDGKTIGLVGLGAIGRRMAAMAHGLNMRVIGFDPYARDLPEYIASVPLDAIWREADVVSLHCPLTDENRGLVNAATLAQCKPGVVLVNTARGGLVDEDALLQAVRSGQVRAAGLDSFAVEPMTAGHPFQQEPRILLSPHVGGVTSAAYVNMGVAAARNALDVLARAAAPA; encoded by the coding sequence GTGAACAACATCGCCACAGGCAAGGCCGCCATCGTCGTGACCGCGGCCGACCTGGCCCCGGAAGCCGTCGCGCTGCTGCAGGATTTCAATCTGGTGTTTGCCGGCAAGACGCCCAGCGAAGAGGGCATCGTGTCCTTGTGCCGCGAGCACAACCCGGTTGCCATCATCGTGCGCTACAGCAAGGTGGGCGCCGCCGCCATGGACGCCGCGCCCGCGCTGCGCGTGATTTCCAAGCACGGCAGCGGCACCGACACCATCGACAAAGCCGCCGCCGCCCAGCGCGGCATCCAGGTCGTGGCCGCCGTGGGCGTGAACGCCGCCGCCGTGGCCGAGCATGCCCTGGCGCTGCTGCTGGCCTGCGCCAAATCGGTCGTGGGCCTGGATGGGCGCATGCGCGCCGGACACTGGGACAAGTCGACGCACAAGAGCCTGGAACTGGACGGCAAGACCATCGGCCTGGTGGGCCTGGGCGCCATCGGCCGGCGCATGGCCGCCATGGCGCACGGCCTGAACATGCGCGTGATCGGCTTCGATCCCTACGCGCGCGATCTGCCCGAGTACATCGCCAGCGTGCCGCTGGACGCGATCTGGCGCGAGGCCGACGTGGTGTCGCTGCATTGCCCGCTGACCGACGAGAACCGCGGCCTGGTCAATGCGGCGACGCTGGCGCAGTGCAAGCCTGGCGTGGTCCTGGTCAACACCGCGCGCGGCGGCCTGGTCGACGAAGACGCGTTGCTGCAGGCGGTGCGCTCGGGCCAGGTGCGCGCCGCCGGCCTGGACAGCTTCGCCGTCGAGCCGATGACGGCCGGCCACCCCTTCCAGCAGGAGCCGCGCATTCTCCTCAGTCCGCACGTCGGCGGAGTGACCAGCGCCGCCTACGTCAACATGGGCGTGGCCGCCGCGCGCAATGCGCTGGACGTGCTGGCCCGCGCGGCCGCCCCCGCCTGA
- a CDS encoding RraA family protein, with protein MANQDIIKDFPRVGADIVRRAAALQPAILADVAGRRGALSGRIRPLHPGMKLAGTALTVEVRPGDNLMIHAAISLAKPGDVLVIDGKGDLSSALMGTIMMNACRKLGIAGVVMDGAARDSVEIIEMDYPVFAAGTNPNGPTKNVPGRIGHPVSVGGVTVHPGDFVIGDADGVVVVEREKIEGLLPAAEKKVRDEAARIAAIQAGDTEAKWLTAALRAAGVLKEGEAL; from the coding sequence ATGGCAAACCAGGACATCATCAAGGACTTCCCGCGCGTCGGCGCCGACATCGTGCGCCGCGCGGCGGCACTGCAACCGGCCATCCTGGCCGACGTGGCCGGCCGCCGCGGCGCGCTCAGCGGCCGCATCCGCCCGCTGCACCCCGGCATGAAGCTGGCCGGCACGGCGCTGACGGTGGAAGTGCGCCCCGGTGACAACCTCATGATCCATGCCGCGATTTCGCTGGCCAAGCCGGGCGACGTGCTGGTGATCGACGGCAAGGGCGACCTCAGCTCGGCGCTGATGGGCACCATCATGATGAACGCCTGCCGCAAGCTGGGCATCGCCGGCGTGGTGATGGATGGCGCGGCGCGCGATAGCGTGGAGATCATCGAAATGGACTATCCGGTGTTCGCCGCCGGCACCAACCCGAACGGCCCCACCAAGAACGTGCCCGGCCGCATCGGCCATCCCGTGTCGGTCGGCGGCGTGACCGTGCATCCCGGCGACTTCGTCATCGGCGACGCCGACGGCGTAGTGGTGGTCGAACGCGAGAAAATCGAAGGCCTGCTGCCGGCCGCCGAAAAGAAGGTGCGCGACGAGGCCGCGCGCATCGCCGCGATCCAGGCCGGCGACACCGAGGCCAAGTGGCTGACGGCCGCGCTGCGCGCCGCCGGCGTGCTCAAGGAAGGGGAAGCGCTGTGA
- a CDS encoding Bug family tripartite tricarboxylate transporter substrate binding protein encodes MNHRNRTRFSPRRAALLVAAAATLLAGGVAHAADAWPNRPVRIVVPYGPGGAVDVATRKVAQMLSTQTGQSFVVENKPGATGTIGVSQVARAPADGYTLVANDTTYSLLPHIFKKLPFDPAADLQPVTAFIFAPMALAVAADSPYRTLDDLLARARAKPDSVTYGSGGAGTTPHFAAEGLARATGVKFMHVPFKGAAEATQAVLGKVIDFQFASTTGLMGPAQGGQLRLLAVSGAKRLAVLPDVPTFAQAGVKDFGVVNWTGLWAPKGTPPEVTERLQREVTKAMASEEMQTFATKMGAEPRAADAAEFGRILADSNVMWGNVARSIGYDAK; translated from the coding sequence ATGAATCACCGTAATCGAACCCGCTTCTCGCCCCGGCGCGCCGCGCTGCTCGTCGCGGCCGCCGCGACACTCCTGGCGGGCGGCGTGGCCCATGCCGCCGACGCCTGGCCCAACCGCCCCGTGCGGATCGTGGTGCCCTACGGCCCGGGCGGCGCGGTCGACGTGGCCACGCGCAAGGTCGCGCAGATGCTGTCGACGCAGACCGGCCAGAGTTTCGTGGTGGAGAACAAGCCCGGCGCGACCGGCACCATCGGCGTCAGCCAGGTGGCCCGCGCGCCGGCCGATGGCTACACGCTGGTGGCCAACGACACCACCTATTCGCTGCTGCCGCACATCTTCAAGAAACTGCCTTTCGATCCGGCGGCGGACCTGCAGCCGGTCACGGCCTTCATCTTCGCGCCCATGGCGCTGGCGGTGGCGGCCGACAGCCCCTATCGCACGCTCGACGACCTGCTGGCGCGGGCGCGCGCCAAGCCCGACTCGGTGACGTACGGCTCGGGCGGCGCCGGCACCACGCCGCACTTTGCCGCCGAAGGGCTGGCGCGGGCGACGGGCGTGAAATTCATGCACGTGCCGTTCAAGGGCGCCGCCGAAGCCACGCAGGCGGTGCTGGGCAAGGTGATCGACTTCCAGTTCGCCTCGACCACCGGCCTGATGGGGCCGGCGCAGGGTGGACAGTTGCGCCTGCTGGCCGTGAGCGGCGCCAAGCGGCTGGCGGTGCTTCCCGACGTGCCGACATTCGCGCAGGCTGGCGTGAAGGATTTCGGCGTGGTCAACTGGACCGGCCTGTGGGCGCCCAAGGGCACGCCGCCGGAAGTCACAGAACGCCTGCAACGCGAAGTCACCAAGGCCATGGCGTCGGAGGAAATGCAGACCTTCGCCACCAAGATGGGCGCCGAGCCGCGCGCCGCCGACGCGGCGGAATTCGGCCGCATCCTGGCCGACAGCAACGTGATGTGGGGCAACGTGGCCCGCAGCATCGGCTACGACGCCAAATAG
- a CDS encoding copper resistance protein NlpE has translation MMRTTLTCTLTVALLAGCAPSKPISARSVPVDNHTARDSLDWPGSYEGTLPCADCPGIRTRLTLMQDGRYERATQYLDREPQPETVAGTFSWESDGSTIRLDASGDSQRYFIAENQVIMLYRDGTRPTGPLAPHYVLRRAQ, from the coding sequence ATGATGAGAACCACCTTGACCTGCACCCTGACAGTCGCCCTGCTTGCCGGCTGCGCCCCCTCCAAACCGATCAGCGCGCGTTCCGTGCCCGTGGACAATCACACGGCGCGCGATTCGCTCGACTGGCCGGGCAGCTACGAAGGCACCCTGCCTTGCGCCGATTGCCCCGGCATCCGCACCCGCCTGACCTTGATGCAGGACGGCCGCTACGAGCGCGCCACCCAGTACCTGGACCGCGAGCCGCAGCCTGAAACGGTCGCCGGCACCTTCAGCTGGGAATCCGATGGCAGCACCATCCGCCTGGACGCCTCGGGCGACAGCCAGCGCTATTTCATCGCCGAGAACCAGGTGATCATGCTGTACCGCGACGGCACCCGGCCCACCGGCCCGCTGGCGCCGCACTACGTGCTGCGGCGCGCGCAATAG
- a CDS encoding Bug family tripartite tricarboxylate transporter substrate binding protein, which translates to MKLFRLLPLALAFCASVAAADYPDRALKLVVPYSAGGAADAQARLVAQKLGARLGQTVVVENKPGASGTIGAASVAHAAADGYTLLYDATAFAINPSLYKKLSYDSRRDFLPISLISLTPNLLVVPAQSPYQRIEDLTTAARKGHLTFGTPGQGTAQHIAAAWYAQGNKLELTHVPYKGGAPALTDLMGGQIDMMFSNMAASYPLVKSGKLRALAITSPERIAALPDLPTVAESGVPQYSVYEWNGVLAPAGVPPEVAARIEQALRATLQDPALRHSLQELGAQPVGSTAAEFRAFIDDQMERSARILAEAGIHKE; encoded by the coding sequence GTGAAACTGTTCCGCCTTTTACCCCTGGCGCTTGCGTTCTGCGCCAGCGTGGCCGCCGCCGACTACCCCGACCGCGCGCTCAAGCTGGTGGTGCCCTATTCCGCCGGCGGCGCCGCCGATGCCCAGGCCCGCCTGGTGGCCCAGAAACTGGGCGCGCGCCTGGGCCAGACCGTCGTGGTCGAGAACAAGCCCGGCGCCAGCGGCACCATCGGCGCGGCCAGCGTGGCGCACGCCGCCGCCGACGGCTACACGCTGCTCTACGACGCCACGGCGTTCGCCATCAATCCCTCGCTCTACAAGAAACTCAGCTACGACAGCCGGCGGGATTTCCTGCCGATCTCGCTGATCAGCCTGACGCCCAACCTCCTGGTGGTGCCGGCGCAGTCGCCCTACCAGCGCATCGAAGACCTCACGACCGCCGCGCGCAAGGGCCACCTGACGTTCGGCACGCCCGGCCAGGGCACCGCCCAACACATCGCCGCCGCCTGGTACGCGCAGGGCAACAAGCTGGAACTCACCCACGTCCCCTACAAGGGCGGCGCGCCGGCGCTGACCGACCTGATGGGCGGCCAGATCGACATGATGTTCAGCAACATGGCGGCGTCCTACCCGCTGGTCAAGAGCGGCAAGCTGCGCGCGCTGGCGATCACGTCGCCCGAGCGCATCGCGGCGCTGCCCGACCTGCCCACCGTCGCGGAGAGCGGCGTGCCGCAGTATTCGGTGTACGAGTGGAATGGCGTGCTGGCGCCGGCCGGCGTGCCGCCCGAGGTGGCCGCGCGCATCGAGCAGGCGTTGCGCGCCACGCTGCAGGACCCGGCGCTGCGCCACAGCCTGCAGGAACTCGGCGCGCAGCCGGTGGGCTCGACCGCCGCCGAATTCCGCGCCTTCATCGACGACCAGATGGAACGCTCGGCCCGTATTCTGGCCGAGGCCGGCATCCACAAGGAATGA
- a CDS encoding amidohydrolase family protein — protein sequence MAALYAYSSGDARPATAAPPGACDCHLHAYDARYPTVKGARLLPPDASMAQYRAIQARLGIQRAVLVTPSTYGADNRPMLDALAQLGEQARGVAVIDGSESDAQLQALHDAGVRGIRLNLSLGVTSTIDQVLPLAARVAPLGWHVQLLMPPERLAQLDGLLSALPAPIVFDHMARISPAQAGAHPAHALVLRLLGQGRAWLKLSGGYLVSPRHSVEDPALDALARGYLDANPERIVWGSDWPHASASAGMQPMPDDARQLDRLADWAGSARLRQVLVHNPATLYGFAA from the coding sequence GTGGCTGCCCTTTACGCCTACTCCAGCGGCGACGCCAGGCCGGCCACCGCCGCCCCGCCCGGGGCGTGCGACTGCCACCTCCACGCGTATGACGCCCGCTACCCGACGGTGAAGGGCGCAAGGCTGCTGCCGCCGGACGCGTCCATGGCGCAGTACCGCGCGATCCAGGCCCGCCTTGGCATCCAGCGCGCGGTGCTGGTCACGCCGTCGACCTATGGCGCCGACAACCGCCCCATGCTCGACGCCTTGGCGCAACTGGGCGAGCAGGCGCGCGGGGTGGCGGTGATCGATGGCAGCGAAAGTGACGCGCAACTGCAAGCCTTGCACGACGCTGGCGTGCGCGGCATCCGGCTCAATCTCTCGCTGGGGGTCACTAGCACCATCGACCAGGTGCTGCCGCTGGCGGCGCGGGTCGCCCCGCTGGGCTGGCATGTGCAGTTGCTGATGCCGCCCGAGCGGCTGGCGCAACTGGATGGCCTGCTGTCGGCCCTGCCGGCGCCGATCGTGTTCGATCACATGGCCCGCATCAGTCCGGCGCAGGCCGGCGCGCATCCGGCCCATGCCCTGGTGCTGCGCCTGCTCGGCCAGGGCCGCGCCTGGCTCAAGCTGTCGGGCGGCTACCTCGTCAGCCCGCGCCACAGCGTCGAGGATCCCGCGCTGGACGCGCTGGCCCGCGGCTATCTCGACGCCAATCCCGAACGCATCGTCTGGGGCAGCGACTGGCCCCACGCCTCGGCGTCGGCCGGCATGCAGCCCATGCCCGACGACGCGCGCCAGCTCGATCGGCTGGCCGACTGGGCCGGCAGCGCCCGGCTGCGCCAGGTCCTGGTGCACAACCCGGCGACCCTGTACGGCTTTGCGGCATGA